The window tcatcacctgtcatcatccccttgtcatcatcccacacaccccccttcatcatccccttgtcatcatccccaccccccttcatcatccccttgtaatcatcccacaccccccccttcatcatccccttgtcatcatccccaccccccttcatcatcctcttgtcatcatcccacacccccccttcatcatcctcttatcatccgccctcagtggtcttaaacctgtggacctccagaggtttcaaaactacaactcccagcaagcccgggcagccatcggctgtccgggcttgctgggagttgtagttttgaaacctccggaggtccgcaggttgaagaccactgcggccttcaacatcatccagccccctctcacccccctttagttctgtacagtactcgcctgcgctcggcgctggtccggtgctgcaggactgtccggtgaggaggtcgtccggtgggatagtggttccgggctgctatcttcaccggggaggcctcttctaagcgcttcgggcccagaatagaggcgttgccttgacgatgacgcagaagtacgttggtaatgaacgtacctctgcgtcgttgtcaaggcaacgtgactattctggggccgggcccgaagcgcttagaagaggcctccccggtgaagatagcagcccggaaccactatcccaccggacgacctcctcaccggacagtcctgcagcaccggaccagcgccgagcggaggagagtactgtacagaactaaagggggtgagagggggctggatgatgttgaaggccgcagtggtcttcaacctgcggacctccggaggtttcaaaactacaactcacagcaagcccggacagccgttggctgcccgggcttgctgggagttgtagttttgaaacctctggaggtccacaggttgaagaccactgcaggtggagagttcactcgagtataagccgaggggggtgttttcagcacgaaaaatcatgctgaaaaactcggcttatactcgagtatatacggtacgtcctggtgtgttaactactagtgttgctcgcgaatatttgcaattcaaattttattcgtgaatatcgcatattcgcgaatatagcactatatattcgtaatttacaatattcttcttttttttttccagtacacatcacagtgatcatccctctctgcttccagcttgtgtagtgtaaagaaggctctaatactactgtgtgaaaattcgcacatgtAAACTTTCGCAGATGCGAAAATCAAgcacgaatattacaaatatgcgaatttagcgaatatatgacgaacagtcgtccatatattcacgaaatatcgcaaattctaatatgacctatgccgctcaacactattaactaCCAGggctccaggacgtacatttatgtccattgtcctgaagaggttaaacacatAATTTTCAAATCTAAATATATTGATTTAACTACATTTTCTTACCTTTGTCTCTTTTAAGGTTCAGCCTATTTTATGTCCTAGAACAATCTATGACTGTGATACCATAAGATCAAAATGTTTGTTCAAATTATGGGAACAACTATGGGATGTTACAACGTCAGCATCGTGGCTGATATGATTCTTTTAGGTTTTCAAAATATTGAAAGCTTAACAAACattttcttctttcttctgctcCTGATCATCTTCTGTGTGACCATCTGTGGGAACCTCCTGATCATCGATGTGGTGTCGTTCAGCCGATCCCTCCACTCCCCCATGTACTTCTTCCTCACACAACTTTCCTTCTCAGATATCCTTCTCTCCACCACTATAGTACCCAACATGCTCCGTGTCGTGCTGTATAAAGGAATCTCAGTATCTTTTATTGGATGTTTGATACAATTCTATGTTTTTACAGCCTCAGAATCTATAGAATGTCTACTTTTGACCATAATGGCCTATGACCGGTACCAAGCCATCTGTAACCCTCTACATTATACCAGAGTCATGACTCTCTCATTTTGCGTAAAGACAGTGCTGTTCTTTTGGTTGTTTATTGTTGCCATGATCTTGATGCTCTCAATAACAATAAGTCGCCTGCGGTTCTGTGGGCCAAACCTCATTGAccatttcttctgtgattttgaCCCTTTACTTGAACTTTCCTGCTCAGATACATTTATAGTAAAGATGGAAAGTCAGCTATTATCTGTTCCTACAGCTATTTGCCCAATCACTGTGATTATGGTTTCATATGCctatataatccgcaccatactgaaAATCCCATCTGTGACTGGGAGGCAGAAGACCTTCTCCACCTGCAGCTCTCACCTGGCTGTGGTTTCCTTATACTATGGGTCTCTTATTAGTATCTATTTATTTCCAAATatgaacagtgcaaaaaaaattctctcCTTGCTATACACGGTTGTCACTCCCCTTCTGAACCCTGTAATATATAGCTTAAGAAATAAAGACATTAAGCAGGCTTTACTAAGAATTCTGAGCAATAAGTCCAAAATATTTTCAAAAGAACTTTAGAGAAAAACATAGATGTCATGCACCGAAGTAGCCACAAGGGGTATTTAAAAATAGACagccagaaaaaaatgtaaatgggaAAAATCAAAAATAACTTTATTGATACAAACATGCAAAAATACAAactattaaaaacaattaaaaagagGATAATGGAGGGTTAACTCAGAGATACAACTCTATAGGGAGAAAGGACAAGGTGGAGTTCCACAAAAAAGTCCCTAATATGTGTGTACAAAATAGAGGTATAAAAATAGaggtggaattaaaggggttctccagtgtataacccatttatttattttttaaatcaactcgtgccagaaagttaaacagaattataaattacttctattttaaaatgttaatccttccattatttatcagctgctgtatactacagaggaagttgtatttctttctggaattcttttcagtctgaccacaatgctctttgctgacccctctgtccatgtcaggaactgtccagagtacaagcaaatccccatagcaaacctctcctgccctggacagtttctgatatggacagaggtgtcagcagagagcactggggtcagactgaaaagaactccagaaagaaaagaacttcatgtggagcatacagcaggtgataagtactgggaagattaatattttgaaatagaagtaatttacaaatctgtttaactttttgtcaccagttgattaaaaacaaaaaattaaactgaagtacccctttaaaccatctaAACATGCCTATTCCAAGTAGAACCCTCTAAGCATGCCTATTCCAAGTGGAAGCATGAAAACACAGTAAGGCCTCTTTTACACTGTCATTGCTTCCTGTCAAGAATGGCCGTTAAaagtctctgttttttttttttttttttttgggggggggggctttaaccccttaaggacacatgacgtactggaacgtcatgtgtccactcccgatctataacgcggggccacggcgtggccccgcgtcatagcggttcgggcctggcctctaacaacggccgggacccgtggctaatagcgcgcggcattgatcgctgtgccgcgcgctattaaccctttagacgcgccgttcaaagttgaacgccgcgtctaaagtgaaaccgaaagcatgccggctagctcagtgggctgttcgggatagccgcggtgaaatcgcggcatcccgaacagctgacaggacagcgggagggcccctacctgcctcctcgctgtccgatcgccgaatgactgctcagtgcctgagatccaggcatgagcagtcatgcggcagaatcatcgatcactggtttcttatgagaaaccagtgatcaatgtaaaagatcagtgtgtgcagtgttataggtccctatgggacctataacactgcaaaaaaaaagtgcaaaaaaaaagtgaataaacattatttaaccccttccctattaaaagtttgaatcaccccccttttcccataaaagaaaaaacacagtgtaaataaaaataaaaataaacataaatggtatcgccgcgtgcggaaatgtccgaattataaaaatatatcattaattaaaccgcacggtcaatggcgtgcgcgcaaaaaaattccaaagtccaaaatagtgcatttttggtcactttttatatcatgaaaaaatgaataaaaagcgatcaataagtcctatcaatgcaaaaatgataccgttaaaaacttcagatcacggcgcaaaaaatgagccctcataccgccccatacacggaaaaataaaaaagttataggggtcagaagatgacaattttaaacgtataaatttttctgcatgaagttatgattttttccagaagtgcgacaaattcaaacctgtataagtagggtatcattttaatcatatggacctacagaataaaggtaaggtgtcatttttaccgaaaaatgtactacgtagaaacggaagcccccaaaagttacaaaatggcgttttttttttcaattttgtctcacaatgattttttttcccgtttcaccgtagatttttgggcacaatgactgacgtcattacaaagtagaattggtggtgcaaaaaataaaccatcatatggatttttaggtgcaaaattgaaagagttatgattttttaaaggcaaggagcaaaaaacgaaaatgcaaaaacggaaaaacccccggtccttaaggggttaaaggagatctgtagtgctctgaacttatcatctatccgaaggataggggataagttatagatcgcagggggtctgagcactggggcccctcgtgatctcctgtacggggccacagcaatgtacaggaaagggggcattccgtccccaATGACACGGTagccggcacgcccctccatgaatcccatagagatacatggaggggtgtgccgGCTGCCAAAGGATAAGTTCAGAGCACCACATATCTCCTTTAACGGACGTTCTCGTGACAGGGAGCAATGGGCAGCAACAGGTCCTGACGGCTCCCttttactattatggggctgtCAGGCGCCGTTGTTTTTTGACGGGAATAGCTGGAGAAAAGTACggcacaagcagtaatttttctcccgctatttctcCCGCTATTTCCCGCTACTGTGTGTTTGCGGAGATTGCTTCTCTTGTTAAAGGCACCACTGAGTTCCTTCTCAAATTAGAGGGGTTGAGCTAGCCTGAAGAGTGTATATTGGAGTCAATAGAAATGGAAAGATTGCATACAAGTATTCCGCAGGAGGGGGTCTAGAAGCAGTAAGATCCTTTTTGGAGTTGTCCAACAAAAGTCGGGAGTTCATTAATTTTATTTGTGGAGCCCGGGACTTAATTCTGTCATGCAACACCTTTACATTTGAGGATGTCTGGTTTTCGCAAATAAGAGGCATAACCATCTATATGTTGCTAGTTTTAAACATGATTTATCTTATCTTATATCTTTGTGACTGGCCTAAACACCACAAACGACATGGGCCAAAAATTTTCGTGAAAGATAGGGCCTAAGGAGATCAAGTTTTGGATGTACTGGTGAAATTAGAAGATGGGTATCTAGTCACGAAGGCCTTTTGCAAACCCCCAGCATGTAATGCCCTCTTACATCACTGTAGCTTTCATCCTGATCATGTGAAATCCGCGGTCCCAtatggacagtttctgagactaAGACGGATTAACAGCAGAGAGTCAAATTACTTTGAGcaggctaattaatttaaaaatcttatttggCTAGAGGGTAGCCTCCCAAGGAATTAGGGCAAGCTATGACCAAAGCTAGTTATCTGCCTAGATGAGAAGTATTGAGAAGGGGAAATAAGAAAAGACGAAAGAAAAACAGTAATATAGGGACAGGTAAAAGAAACAATGATCCTTTAGTTAGTGAACAGCAACGTACGACCCggttttgttttactttaaaaTTTAGCCCAATGGCAAATTTGATCAAAAAATCAATTAGAAATAATTGTTTCTGTTACAGAATGATACATATCTTGTAGAGTACACAAGAGAAGTCTCGTTGGTGTCATTTAGAAGAAGCAGAAATTTGAAAGATGAGCTTGTGCAGAGCAAATTGAGAGCGAGCAGACGAGATGAGAACTGGTTAGGTAGAACATTGAGCCCTCGGAATCATCATTGCAGCATATGTAACTGgtgttaattagagatgagcgaacttttcaaaaatttgattcggccgattcgccaaattttctgaaaaagtttgtttcgatccaaatttattcgcggcgaatcgatattaaaaaaaggctatttctagcctacatacagcctctataggggtatagaacactttgctgtgtcctaaaacgcatatggagtgtgctggggtagtgaaataatactgttattcagaatagc is drawn from Hyla sarda isolate aHylSar1 chromosome 4, aHylSar1.hap1, whole genome shotgun sequence and contains these coding sequences:
- the LOC130367201 gene encoding olfactory receptor 11L1-like; translation: MGCYNVSIVADMILLGFQNIESLTNIFFFLLLLIIFCVTICGNLLIIDVVSFSRSLHSPMYFFLTQLSFSDILLSTTIVPNMLRVVLYKGISVSFIGCLIQFYVFTASESIECLLLTIMAYDRYQAICNPLHYTRVMTLSFCVKTVLFFWLFIVAMILMLSITISRLRFCGPNLIDHFFCDFDPLLELSCSDTFIVKMESQLLSVPTAICPITVIMVSYAYIIRTILKIPSVTGRQKTFSTCSSHLAVVSLYYGSLISIYLFPNMNSAKKILSLLYTVVTPLLNPVIYSLRNKDIKQALLRILSNKSKIFSKEL